One stretch of Oncorhynchus tshawytscha isolate Ot180627B linkage group LG19, Otsh_v2.0, whole genome shotgun sequence DNA includes these proteins:
- the cd9a gene encoding CD9 molecule a isoform X1: MAALSGSEMCVKYLMFAFNLIFWLAGTGVLAIGLWLRFDPKTRGLFEGAESPHIFFTGVYILIIAGSLMMVVGFLGCCGAIQESPCMLGLFFFFLLIIFAIEVAAGIWGFSNQSKVVDDITQFYLETYQNYQNTSQDTLRETLRLIQTGLDCCGPTGSFGDFAKDTCPPRDGLDSLITKSCPDAIDEVFDSKLHIIGGVGIAIGVIMVFGMIFSMLLCCAIRKSREIV; encoded by the exons CTTGCAGGTACAGGAGTGCTGGCtatagggttgtggttgaggtttGACCCAAAGACCAGAGGGCTGTTTGAAGGAGCAGAATCTCCCCATATCTTCTTCACAG gtGTATATATCCTCATAATTGCAGGGTCATTAATGATGGTTGTTGGGTTCCTGGGATGCTGTGGAGCGATTCAGGAGTCACCGTGTATGCTGGGGCTG ttcttcttcttcctcctcatcaTATTCGCCATCGAGGTCGCTGCTGGAATCTGGGGGTTCTCCAACCAAAGCAAG GTGGTTGATGACATCACTCAGTTCTACTTGGAGACATATCAGAACTACCAGAACACTTCACAggacacactgagagagacactCCGTCTCATACAGACTGGG TTGGACTGCTGCGGACCAACAGGTTCCTTTGGGGACTTTGCCAAAGACACCTGTCCCCCAAGAGATGGGCTGGACAGCCTCATCACCAAG AGCTGTCCTGATGCTATAGATGAAGTGTTTGACTCCAAGCTGCACATCATAGGAGGAGTGGGCATCGCTATTGGAGTCatcatg GTGTTTGGGATGATCTTCAGCATGCTGCTCTGCTGTGCCATTAGGAAGTCACGGGAGATCGTCTGA
- the cd9a gene encoding CD9 molecule a isoform X2 — protein sequence MAVFGGIRCVKYIMFIFNIFFWLAGTGVLAIGLWLRFDPKTRGLFEGAESPHIFFTGVYILIIAGSLMMVVGFLGCCGAIQESPCMLGLFFFFLLIIFAIEVAAGIWGFSNQSKVVDDITQFYLETYQNYQNTSQDTLRETLRLIQTGLDCCGPTGSFGDFAKDTCPPRDGLDSLITKSCPDAIDEVFDSKLHIIGGVGIAIGVIMVFGMIFSMLLCCAIRKSREIV from the exons CTTGCAGGTACAGGAGTGCTGGCtatagggttgtggttgaggtttGACCCAAAGACCAGAGGGCTGTTTGAAGGAGCAGAATCTCCCCATATCTTCTTCACAG gtGTATATATCCTCATAATTGCAGGGTCATTAATGATGGTTGTTGGGTTCCTGGGATGCTGTGGAGCGATTCAGGAGTCACCGTGTATGCTGGGGCTG ttcttcttcttcctcctcatcaTATTCGCCATCGAGGTCGCTGCTGGAATCTGGGGGTTCTCCAACCAAAGCAAG GTGGTTGATGACATCACTCAGTTCTACTTGGAGACATATCAGAACTACCAGAACACTTCACAggacacactgagagagacactCCGTCTCATACAGACTGGG TTGGACTGCTGCGGACCAACAGGTTCCTTTGGGGACTTTGCCAAAGACACCTGTCCCCCAAGAGATGGGCTGGACAGCCTCATCACCAAG AGCTGTCCTGATGCTATAGATGAAGTGTTTGACTCCAAGCTGCACATCATAGGAGGAGTGGGCATCGCTATTGGAGTCatcatg GTGTTTGGGATGATCTTCAGCATGCTGCTCTGCTGTGCCATTAGGAAGTCACGGGAGATCGTCTGA